GACCTCCTTCGTGAAGTAACCGTGATTTACCGTCGCAAAGACGACTCGGATGACATCTTCAACCAACTGTACCGCGAATCCCTGTTCAAAAGCTACACCATTGCCAACCGCCTCCTCAACCTCATCGAAACCGAAGAACTGAACGGTCTGCGGACAGACACTCTGAAGCGGCTGCTCGGACGGTTGCTCACCTCCGCAAACATCCCCTTCCATGGCGAACCCGCCATCGGAATGCAGGTAATGGGTGTGCTCGAAACCCGCAACCTCGACTTCCGCAACCTCATCATACTCTCGCTCAACGAAGGACAATTGCCCAAAGCCGGTGGCGAAGCCTCATTCATCCCCTACAACCTGCGCCGAGCCTTCGGCATGACCACCATCGAACACAAGAATGCGGTCTATGCCTACTACTTCTACCGCCTTGTGCAGCGGGCAGAAAACATCACCCTGCTGTATAGCACCGCCTCCGATGGGATGAACCGCGGCGAGATGTCACGCTTCATGCTACAATTCCTCATAGAATCCCCGCACGACATCTCACTGCGATACCTCGAAGCCGGACAATCACCCCAATCCACCCGCGAAATCCGTATAGACAAAACCCCGGAAATACTGGAACGGATGTACCGCACCTACGACATCCGCCGTAACTCCAAAGCACTGTTCTCTCCCTCTGCCCTCAACGCCTATCTGGACTGCCGCCTAAAGTTCTACTACCGCTACATAGCCCAGCTCAAGGCTCCCAATGAAGTCAGCGCCGAGATCGATTCCGCCCTTTTCGGAACCATCTTCCATTACTCGGCCCAGTTGGCGTATGAAGCCCTCACGACCCATGGCAAGGAAATACGGAAGGAAGCCCTGGAAGCCCTGTTGAAGAATGACACGCGGCTTCAGTCCTATGTGGACAATGCCTTCAAGAAAGAGTTTTTCCACGTTCCTTCCACCGAGCAACCGGAATACAACGGCACTCAACTCATCCACTCCAAAGTCATAGCCTCCTATCTACGCCAACTCCTGCGCAACGACCTGCAATATGCTCCCTTCAACATGGAGGCGATGGAGAAGCCGGTGGATGAGACCATAGAAACAGACACCCCCTTGGGAAAGCTACTCCTCAAAATAGGAGGAACCATAGACCGCATGGACAGCAAAGGAGATACCTTGCGCATTGTGGATTACAAAACCGGAGGCGTCCCCAAGATTCCCGAAAATATAGAGCAACTTTTCACCCCCTCCACCAGCCGTCCGAACTATATTTTCCAGACATTTCTGTACGCTGCCATCATGTGCCGTAAGCAACCGTTGAAAGTAGCACCCGCCCTGCTCTACATCCACAAGGCAGCATCCGAAAGTTACTCCCCCGTCATTGAGATGGGAGCGCCCCGCCAGCCCAAAATTCCTATCAGCAACTTCGCTCTCCATGAAGACGAGTTCCGCGAAAGGCTGCAGACACTCCTGCGGGAAATATATAGTCGGGAAACACCCTTTGACCAAACGGAAGATACAAAACAATGTGAGTTTTGCGACTTTCGCAGCCTGTGCAAACGATGATGAGAAGCATCCTTCCTGATTTTAGGCAGGTGCGGATTACAAAAAAAATCAGGAGGCATTTTGTGCCTCCCGACCTCGACAGATATGTAACCTGCCTCTCTTTTTATCGTTTAAACTATTTCTTCTACCTCCTGAGAAAAACAACGGTCACTTCTTCAACGGAACAGAAAAACTGAATACGGAACCTTCTCCTTCTCTGGAAGTGAACCACAATTTTCCACCATTCTTCTTTACAAAATCCTGGCACAAGAGTAAACCCAATCCTGAACCTTCTTCGTTGTTCGTACCGAATGTACTGAAATGAGTGTCGGTATGCAACAGCTTCTTCTGCCCTTCTTCACTGATACCACAGCCATGATCATGCACACTGATAACCGCCATTCCGTCCGACTCCTCCATACTCAGCAATACCTCCGAATCTTCCCTGCTGAATTTGATAGCATTGCTCAACAAGTTACGGATTACCGTCTTCAGCATATCGATGTCTCCTTTGACATACATCTTTGCAGGCTTGTCCGTACGGATAGTAATTTTCTTCAGACCTGCCACCATATCATATATCTCAGTCACACCATCCACTACCTCCACAAGATTGACATCCTGAAAGACAACATTCAACTTACCTATCTGACTTTTTGTCCACTTCAGCAAATTATCCAGCAAAGAGAAAACATCTTCCGTCGTCTGGTTGGCCATAGTGAGCAACTCGTACATTTCATCACCAATCTTTTCAACCGGCAGATTCAATATCAACATATTCAGTACCATTTTGATAGAGCCCATCGGAGAGCGTAAATCGTGAGCGATGACGGAATACAACTTGTCACGCCCAGCAATTGTGCGTTGCAACTCTTCCGTTTTACTCAGGATGAGACGTTTGGCGGCAACCAAAGAAATCTGATGGGTAACACGGATAATCAGCTCTTCTTTATTAAAAGGCTTGGAGATAAAATCATTGCCACCGACCTGAAATCCCTTCACAATATCGGCTGTACTGTTCAGTGCAGTCAGAAAGATGATTGGAATATCTGCCGTTTTAGGATTCGCCTTCAGATGTTGGGCCACCTCGAAACCACTTAAGTCCGGCATCATCACATCAAGCAATATCAAATCCGGATTTTCCTTATCCACCTGTTCCATCGCTTGCCGTCCGTTACTTGCAGTAGCGATTGCAAACTTCTCGTTCGTCAAGAGTACCTTCAACAATAAAACATTTGACATCACATCGTCCACGATGAGAATCTTGTACTCGGAAGGATTTATTTCCATGTTCATCTTTCTATACTGTTTTTCCCGTTATCAAATATAATTAATTAGGAACCACGTTCCTTGAAATACTCTATAATACGGCGCAAACCATCTTCCAATTCAGTGGTAGGCTTCCAATTTAACTTTTCCCTTGCCAGCGTGATGTCGGGCTTACGTTGCCGAGGATCATCGTGCGGCAAAGGTTTGAATACAAGTTCCGACTTCGAATTCGTAAGTTTCACCACTTTTTCCGCCAACTCCAGGATAGAGAATTCATGAGGATTTCCCAAATTTACGGGACCGATAAAATCATCTTCCGTATCCATCATTCGAATCATGCCTTCTATCAAATCGTCCACATACTGAAAACTACGAGTCTGGTTACCCGAACCATAGATTGTAATGCCTTGATTCTGCAATGCCTGAACAACAAAGTTTGACACCACTCTTCCATCATTAGGCAACATCCGAGGACCGTAAGTATTGAATATACGTATAATCTTAATCCGTACTCCGTTCTGTCGATGATAATCCATAAACAAAGTCTCCGCACAACGTTTCCCTTCATCATAACAAGAACGGATGCCTACCGGATTCACATTTCCCCAATAGTTTTCCACCTGAGGATGAACAACCGGATCACCATAGACCTCACTTGTCGATGCCTGCAATATCTTGGCTTTTACCTTTTTGGCCAGTTCCAACATATTGATGGCTCCCAGCACAGAAGTCTTTATCGTTTTTATGGCATCGTATTGATAATGGATGGGAGAAGCAGGACAAGCCAAATTGTAAATTTCGTCAACATCCGCACTATAAGGATATTCTACATCATGATGCACAAATTCAAAAAGAGGATTACCTTTTAAATGGGCAATATTTTCTTCAGAACCGGTGAATAGATTATCCAGACAAATTACCTGATGTCCATCTTTCATTAACCGTGTACAAAGATGAGAGCCTATAAAGCCGGCACCTCCGCTAACCAGAATTTTCTTCATGCAATCTATTTTATAGTGTCTAAAGACATGTACAACTTGTTTGCTACATTTTTATGCTGACAAATGTAGGCGATTTGAATAAATTATGCAAGTTTGTGAAGAAATATTTCCCGCGTTAATGAGTATAAAAAGAAAAGGATGGAATCAACCATCCTTAAACGTGTTTATTTATCATCAGGAATATATTCTTCCGCTTTATCAGGAACACTGAAAGCCTGGTTCGCAAACAAATCCGCAAGTCCAGAAACTTGTTTTAAGCGGAGCACCTCATCCCTATCCATACCAATATTTTTCATAATCCATTCATCAGACATGCCGGCACGATCCAGTTCCGCAACAATATTACACATTAATTCTATATTATGTGTTCCACGTGCACGGTTATGCCTGATAGTGGATGCCATACGGTTGGATAGTTCTTTGTCAATCACAACTACGGGAAGCAAACCATTCTCCCTCTGATAGATTCTTTTAGAAGTTTTCAATACTTGATAGCGATGAAATCCGTCCACCAGGATATATCCATCCGTTTCTCTGTCATAATAGCACACACATGGCATCGTGAAACCATCTTCCCAGATAGAAAGCTCCAGTAACTTCATTTCAGGCGGAGCCACTACATTAGGGTTGTAATCATTAGCCTGTATTTTATCTACAGGAATTGCTTTCACGCTATATACCGGACTTTTATCTACACTCATAGCATCATATTTTTGAATTGTTCCATTATTTTATCCCGTTTATACGCTTCTTCCTTATTCAAGGCAAAGCCCATATACTTGCAAGCATGGTCATTCTTGAGGATACAAATGCACATCCGTTTGTAAGTAGGAAT
Above is a window of Bacteroides helcogenes P 36-108 DNA encoding:
- a CDS encoding PD-(D/E)XK nuclease family protein; amino-acid sequence: MTPFLQLVAHDLHSKIGDDLSRTAIVFPNKRASLFFNEYLAAESTRPLWSPAYVSISELFRRLSPLKQGDPIRLTCELYKVFRQETRSEETLDDFYFWGELLISDFDDADKNLVDAARLFANLRDLKDIMDDQDFLDPEQEEAIRQFFLNFSIEKRTELKARFISLWDKLGDIYHRYRENLTRLGIAYEGMLYRNVIEQLDTDQLRYDRYVFVGFNVLNKVETHFFLRLQDAGKAMFYWDYDTFYTRMPHQQTPPYNHEAGEFILRNLKLFPNQLPETAFDTLRLPKQVTFISAPTENAQARHLPQWIRETTGTQRAEEATSRERKDGTDDTLRTKAAANDGITKEKENAVVLCNESLLLPVLHSIPPTVKNVNITMGFPLVQTPVYSFINSLMELQTTGYRSDTGRYTYEAVLAVLKHPYTRLLSPLAETLERQLTQNNRFYPLPSELRQDTFLTRVFTPQSSISALCLYLTDLLREVTVIYRRKDDSDDIFNQLYRESLFKSYTIANRLLNLIETEELNGLRTDTLKRLLGRLLTSANIPFHGEPAIGMQVMGVLETRNLDFRNLIILSLNEGQLPKAGGEASFIPYNLRRAFGMTTIEHKNAVYAYYFYRLVQRAENITLLYSTASDGMNRGEMSRFMLQFLIESPHDISLRYLEAGQSPQSTREIRIDKTPEILERMYRTYDIRRNSKALFSPSALNAYLDCRLKFYYRYIAQLKAPNEVSAEIDSALFGTIFHYSAQLAYEALTTHGKEIRKEALEALLKNDTRLQSYVDNAFKKEFFHVPSTEQPEYNGTQLIHSKVIASYLRQLLRNDLQYAPFNMEAMEKPVDETIETDTPLGKLLLKIGGTIDRMDSKGDTLRIVDYKTGGVPKIPENIEQLFTPSTSRPNYIFQTFLYAAIMCRKQPLKVAPALLYIHKAASESYSPVIEMGAPRQPKIPISNFALHEDEFRERLQTLLREIYSRETPFDQTEDTKQCEFCDFRSLCKR
- a CDS encoding hybrid sensor histidine kinase/response regulator → MNMEINPSEYKILIVDDVMSNVLLLKVLLTNEKFAIATASNGRQAMEQVDKENPDLILLDVMMPDLSGFEVAQHLKANPKTADIPIIFLTALNSTADIVKGFQVGGNDFISKPFNKEELIIRVTHQISLVAAKRLILSKTEELQRTIAGRDKLYSVIAHDLRSPMGSIKMVLNMLILNLPVEKIGDEMYELLTMANQTTEDVFSLLDNLLKWTKSQIGKLNVVFQDVNLVEVVDGVTEIYDMVAGLKKITIRTDKPAKMYVKGDIDMLKTVIRNLLSNAIKFSREDSEVLLSMEESDGMAVISVHDHGCGISEEGQKKLLHTDTHFSTFGTNNEEGSGLGLLLCQDFVKKNGGKLWFTSREGEGSVFSFSVPLKK
- a CDS encoding UDP-glucuronic acid decarboxylase family protein; its protein translation is MKKILVSGGAGFIGSHLCTRLMKDGHQVICLDNLFTGSEENIAHLKGNPLFEFVHHDVEYPYSADVDEIYNLACPASPIHYQYDAIKTIKTSVLGAINMLELAKKVKAKILQASTSEVYGDPVVHPQVENYWGNVNPVGIRSCYDEGKRCAETLFMDYHRQNGVRIKIIRIFNTYGPRMLPNDGRVVSNFVVQALQNQGITIYGSGNQTRSFQYVDDLIEGMIRMMDTEDDFIGPVNLGNPHEFSILELAEKVVKLTNSKSELVFKPLPHDDPRQRKPDITLAREKLNWKPTTELEDGLRRIIEYFKERGS
- a CDS encoding IbrB-like domain-containing protein, with protein sequence MSVDKSPVYSVKAIPVDKIQANDYNPNVVAPPEMKLLELSIWEDGFTMPCVCYYDRETDGYILVDGFHRYQVLKTSKRIYQRENGLLPVVVIDKELSNRMASTIRHNRARGTHNIELMCNIVAELDRAGMSDEWIMKNIGMDRDEVLRLKQVSGLADLFANQAFSVPDKAEEYIPDDK